The Rhodanobacter sp. LX-99 genome segment CGGTGGCCAGCGCGCGGTCGACGTCGCCCAGCAACTGCCGCAAGGCCTGCCGCGCCTCGGCCGAAACGCCCGAGCGCGGCACGGCGGACGGTAGGCGCGGCATGGGCGGAAGCACGACGCTCATTGGCGGGGCCCGGGACAGCGGAGAAGGATCACCAGTCTGCCACGCCGCACCGGGCAGATGCCGTACCCTGGCGGCAACACCGCTCTTCCGAATCCCGAATCCCTACTCCCGGCTTTCAACAGACGAACGTCTGGTCATCCCGGCTCTCAGGCATCCGGCCAGGGCGTGAGGATCTCGAAACCGTCGTCGGTCACCGCCAGCGTGTGCTCCCATTGCGCCGACAGCGAGTGGTCCTTGGTCACCACGGTCCAGCCGTCCGGCAGCTGGCGGGTCTGCGGTTTGCCGGCGTTGATCATCGGCTCGACGGTGAAGGTCATGCCCTTCTTCAGTTCGATGCCGGTGCCGGGCTTGCCGTAGTGCAGCACCTGCGGCTCGTCGTGGTAGACCTTGCCGATGCCGTGCCCGCAATACTCGCGCACCACCGAGAAACCGGCCGCCTCGGCATGCTGCTGGATCGCATGGCCGACATCGCCCAGCGTGGCGCCCGGGCGTACCGCCTGGATGCCGCGCATCATGGCCTCGAAGGTGGTGTCGACCAG includes the following:
- the map gene encoding type I methionyl aminopeptidase; translation: MAITLKSPEDLEGMRVAGKLAAEVLAMLKEYVKPGVTTEELDRRAYEHIVNVQKAIPANVGYHGFPKTLCTSVNHVICHGIPNEGKVLRDGDIVNLDVTVIKDGWHGDTSRMYIAGTPSVLARRLVDTTFEAMMRGIQAVRPGATLGDVGHAIQQHAEAAGFSVVREYCGHGIGKVYHDEPQVLHYGKPGTGIELKKGMTFTVEPMINAGKPQTRQLPDGWTVVTKDHSLSAQWEHTLAVTDDGFEILTPWPDA